A window of Anaerohalosphaeraceae bacterium contains these coding sequences:
- a CDS encoding right-handed parallel beta-helix repeat-containing protein: MKRLYRTGLLFCAGLTAVFGAVASAAPSRPYTCLTALEGDWNQDCTVNLEDFALLASEWLQTQQKAHLESIAPQWLSSVVKVGAQLPYLEYEAEEAQTNASLIGPNRTYLTQAAEASGRKAVRLTNTGHFVEFTLAEPANAMVLRFCIPDSADGAGAQHTLSLYLNDIHHSDLLLTSAYSWVYGAYPYTNNPSDGSPHHFFDETAVLFGQVLPSGTRIRLQKDAGDTAPYYLIDLIELELADEPLPKPADFLCLTDFGAIPDDSIDDTQALRNAVAEAQAQGKGLWIPPGRFLITDRVNLENVTLRGAGIWHSLLQGLNVRLYGRGGTIILSDFKIDGLSTYRTSGQRTGIEGRFGPGSRIERVWIEHTEAGIWVSGPSDGLTITGCRIRNTFADGLNLAFGVTNTVVEHCSVRNTGDDGLAMWSYTQWGPGPNQNNLFRNNTIQLPMLANGIGLYGGTANAADGNWIRDTVVNGAGIQIANRFSSYPFAGTTLIQNNRLERTGSRSIDYNINIGAVWLFAYDGDITAPVRAASNQLLDSTYQGILLSGSSSARQITQTRFETVHIGKAGTYGIETAAAGSGYFEYVSVQNAAAGGLLQTNPNFQITRGPGNTGW, encoded by the coding sequence ATGAAAAGACTGTACCGAACAGGCCTGTTGTTCTGCGCGGGACTGACTGCTGTGTTTGGGGCCGTTGCTTCGGCCGCTCCTTCCCGCCCATACACTTGTCTGACTGCATTGGAGGGCGATTGGAATCAGGATTGTACAGTCAATCTGGAGGATTTTGCCCTGCTGGCCTCCGAATGGCTTCAAACACAGCAGAAAGCCCATTTGGAATCGATAGCACCGCAGTGGCTCTCCTCCGTTGTGAAAGTCGGGGCTCAGCTTCCATATCTCGAATACGAAGCGGAAGAGGCCCAGACGAATGCCTCTCTCATCGGTCCCAACCGAACCTACCTGACTCAGGCCGCAGAGGCCTCCGGACGCAAAGCCGTCAGACTCACGAATACAGGCCATTTTGTTGAGTTCACCCTCGCCGAACCGGCCAATGCGATGGTCCTTCGCTTCTGCATCCCGGACTCCGCCGATGGGGCCGGCGCCCAGCACACCCTCAGTCTTTATCTGAACGACATTCACCACAGCGATTTGCTCCTGACATCCGCCTACAGCTGGGTGTACGGGGCTTATCCCTATACCAACAATCCTTCCGACGGCAGTCCGCACCACTTCTTCGATGAAACCGCGGTGCTTTTTGGACAAGTCCTCCCGTCCGGCACACGGATACGCCTGCAGAAGGACGCCGGCGATACGGCCCCTTATTACCTGATTGACCTGATCGAATTGGAACTGGCGGATGAGCCGCTGCCGAAACCGGCGGATTTCCTTTGTCTGACCGATTTCGGTGCGATTCCCGATGATTCCATCGACGACACACAAGCCCTTCGAAATGCCGTTGCGGAGGCCCAGGCACAAGGCAAAGGGTTGTGGATTCCGCCCGGCCGGTTCCTCATCACCGACCGAGTCAACCTTGAAAATGTCACGCTGCGAGGAGCGGGGATTTGGCACTCTCTCCTGCAGGGACTTAACGTCCGACTCTACGGCCGCGGAGGCACCATCATCCTGTCCGATTTCAAAATCGACGGACTGAGCACCTATCGAACGTCCGGCCAGCGCACCGGCATCGAAGGACGATTCGGCCCGGGCTCACGCATCGAGCGGGTCTGGATTGAGCATACCGAAGCCGGCATCTGGGTCAGCGGACCCAGCGACGGACTGACCATCACCGGCTGCCGCATCCGAAACACCTTTGCCGACGGGCTCAACCTGGCCTTCGGCGTGACCAACACCGTCGTGGAGCACTGTTCCGTCCGCAATACGGGCGATGACGGGCTGGCCATGTGGTCTTATACACAATGGGGCCCCGGACCCAACCAGAATAATCTGTTCCGAAACAACACCATCCAGCTGCCTATGCTGGCCAATGGCATCGGCCTTTACGGCGGCACGGCCAACGCCGCTGACGGGAACTGGATTCGCGATACCGTCGTCAACGGCGCCGGCATCCAGATTGCCAACCGCTTCTCCTCCTATCCTTTCGCCGGTACAACCCTCATTCAGAACAACCGACTCGAACGCACCGGCAGCCGCAGCATCGACTACAATATCAACATCGGGGCCGTCTGGCTTTTCGCATACGACGGAGACATCACCGCTCCGGTTCGGGCCGCCTCCAATCAGCTCCTGGACAGCACGTATCAGGGCATCCTCCTGAGCGGTTCCTCTTCCGCCAGACAGATTACCCAAACCCGTTTCGAAACCGTTCACATCGGAAAAGCCGGAACGTACGGCATTGAAACCGCCGCCGCCGGCAGCGGATATTTCGAATATGTTTCCGTCCAAAATGCCGCCGCCGGAGGCCTGCTCCAAACGAATCCGAATTTTCAGATTACACGCGGACCCGGAAACACAGGATGGTAG
- a CDS encoding LamG-like jellyroll fold domain-containing protein — MKRINPIFLLTCLLLPAAPLKALTPSLDGILSEWTGPEAVFLGSQPGIGTGKYTLLATWDSVNLYLAVDRKTTGRYLGDTANTDDSFFVAIDIDGQPNSGGAQDGYGILYFSGPMRPDFIYCYAGGSGWYETCNWTGSGWNWNGWTNAGTYYGWAPSNPDDELIIPLSVIGGSPNVRIWAWMTREGIYDTVDASWPAGTTGFRPTFGDGIIVRLNALRVASNPSPALYSQEIPVSNLVLSWKIPTDPNGMADPNLIGFKVYLDTDPDPNMVYQGTVTSWDSQTLRASFPFDSAQKDTTYWWRVDTILNTSKVIAGNIWVFSTELSSPKITSQPAYQVVPVGGTASFSIAVSSPSPETYQWYKAVEGGPDIALTEGGKYSGTKTAVLSIANAQLSDEGGYYCIVNNESNIPAASETALLGIRRRIAYWPFENGNPNSIVPGSPASILYGDPVFTTGIVGDAMEFDADADAQDLLYTNPEEASYFDICNHSMTVACWIKAPSAATWGPMVARNGEFGEGWQLRHSGFTLDRVCLTTRGTGNDEGTPTNRTVYDGQWHYVVGTFDGTVKKVYIDGVLSRVHSADDGSIIQDFDAVSGRINPTGSPVSLAGRVRGDTVGGLIIEGFSVTAGILDEVEIYNYALDAAEIAQKYADITRTSVCPAPLEHDLNGDCRIDLDDLALLASKWLLDTSIAPQS; from the coding sequence ATGAAAAGAATCAATCCAATTTTCCTGCTGACATGTCTTCTCTTACCCGCAGCTCCCCTGAAAGCTCTCACGCCCTCTTTAGACGGCATCTTAAGTGAATGGACAGGCCCGGAAGCGGTGTTTCTAGGCAGTCAGCCAGGCATCGGAACAGGCAAATACACCCTTCTGGCAACCTGGGATTCCGTTAATCTGTATCTGGCGGTGGACCGAAAAACCACCGGCCGCTATCTGGGCGATACGGCCAACACAGACGACTCATTTTTTGTGGCGATTGACATCGACGGTCAGCCCAACAGCGGCGGTGCCCAGGACGGCTACGGCATCCTGTACTTTTCCGGTCCGATGCGTCCGGACTTTATCTACTGCTATGCCGGCGGTTCGGGCTGGTATGAAACCTGCAACTGGACCGGCAGCGGCTGGAATTGGAACGGCTGGACCAATGCCGGCACCTATTACGGCTGGGCCCCATCCAACCCGGATGACGAACTGATTATTCCGCTGTCCGTCATCGGCGGCTCGCCGAACGTCCGGATTTGGGCCTGGATGACCCGCGAAGGCATTTATGACACCGTCGACGCCTCCTGGCCCGCCGGAACAACCGGCTTTCGTCCGACGTTCGGCGATGGAATCATCGTCAGGCTGAACGCCCTTCGCGTCGCCTCCAATCCCAGCCCGGCTTTGTATTCCCAGGAAATCCCCGTCAGCAATTTGGTTCTTTCCTGGAAAATTCCGACGGACCCGAATGGAATGGCCGATCCCAATCTGATCGGATTTAAGGTCTATCTCGATACCGACCCCGACCCGAACATGGTCTATCAGGGCACTGTAACCTCCTGGGACAGTCAAACCCTTCGTGCGTCCTTCCCATTCGATTCCGCTCAAAAAGATACAACCTACTGGTGGCGTGTCGATACCATTCTGAACACGAGCAAGGTTATTGCGGGCAACATCTGGGTCTTTTCCACTGAGCTGAGCTCTCCAAAAATCACCAGTCAGCCCGCCTATCAGGTCGTTCCTGTCGGCGGAACAGCTTCCTTCTCGATTGCTGTTTCTTCGCCTTCTCCCGAGACCTATCAATGGTATAAGGCCGTCGAAGGCGGCCCGGACATCGCCCTCACGGAAGGCGGCAAATATTCCGGCACAAAAACGGCCGTCCTGTCCATCGCAAACGCCCAGTTGTCCGACGAAGGCGGCTATTACTGTATCGTCAACAACGAATCGAATATTCCGGCCGCTTCCGAAACAGCCCTCCTCGGCATCCGGCGCCGCATCGCTTACTGGCCCTTCGAAAACGGAAATCCCAACAGCATCGTCCCCGGCAGTCCGGCCTCCATCCTGTATGGAGACCCCGTCTTCACAACGGGCATTGTCGGAGATGCAATGGAATTTGATGCCGATGCCGATGCGCAGGACCTCCTCTATACCAATCCGGAAGAGGCATCCTATTTTGACATCTGCAACCACTCCATGACCGTTGCCTGCTGGATTAAAGCTCCCTCCGCTGCCACCTGGGGACCGATGGTTGCCCGCAACGGCGAGTTCGGCGAGGGCTGGCAGCTCCGTCACAGCGGCTTTACCCTCGACCGGGTCTGCCTGACCACCCGCGGCACCGGCAATGATGAGGGGACGCCCACCAACCGAACCGTCTATGACGGACAGTGGCATTATGTCGTCGGCACATTCGACGGCACTGTAAAGAAAGTCTATATCGACGGCGTTCTCAGCCGCGTCCACAGTGCTGATGACGGCTCGATCATTCAGGACTTTGATGCCGTATCCGGACGAATCAATCCGACCGGCTCGCCCGTTTCTCTGGCCGGACGAGTCCGCGGCGACACCGTCGGAGGCCTGATTATCGAGGGCTTCTCCGTCACAGCAGGCATTCTCGATGAAGTCGAAATCTACAACTACGCCCTCGATGCCGCAGAAATCGCCCAAAAGTACGCTGACATCACCCGCACATCGGTCTGCCCGGCACCGCTGGAGCACGACCTTAACGGCGACTGCCGCATCGATTTGGATGATTTGGCTCTCTTGGCCTCCAAGTGGCTGCTCGATACAAGCATCGCCCCGCAAAGTTAA
- a CDS encoding PEP-CTERM sorting domain-containing protein (PEP-CTERM proteins occur, often in large numbers, in the proteomes of bacteria that also encode an exosortase, a predicted intramembrane cysteine proteinase. The presence of a PEP-CTERM domain at a protein's C-terminus predicts cleavage within the sorting domain, followed by covalent anchoring to some some component of the (usually Gram-negative) cell surface. Many PEP-CTERM proteins exhibit an unusual sequence composition that includes large numbers of potential glycosylation sites. Expression of one such protein has been shown restore the ability of a bacterium to form floc, a type of biofilm.) encodes MTSLVWLLTAVVPVSAFTPVLDGVLNEWSGPGIVNLGTQPGIDMGTYTLLAGWDDNNLYIAVDRNSTNRYLGDDYWAHDSFFVAIDIDGIPGSGASQDGYGILSFAGTMRPDFIYCYAGGAGWYETCNWAGTYWNWNGWTNAGTYYGWNEDYPNDELTIPLSVIGGSHQVMIWAWMTREGIYDTVDASWPAGVTGYRPVFGDGVMIPEPTALTLLGIGGLLAVRRKK; translated from the coding sequence ATGACAAGTTTGGTATGGTTGCTGACGGCCGTCGTACCTGTTTCGGCCTTCACACCGGTCCTGGACGGAGTTCTGAATGAATGGTCGGGCCCCGGCATTGTCAACCTGGGCACACAGCCGGGCATTGACATGGGCACCTACACCCTGCTGGCCGGCTGGGACGACAACAACCTGTACATCGCCGTCGACCGCAATTCAACCAATCGCTACCTCGGCGATGACTACTGGGCTCATGATTCATTCTTCGTGGCCATTGATATTGACGGCATCCCCGGCAGCGGCGCTTCACAGGACGGCTACGGCATCCTGTCTTTTGCCGGCACCATGCGGCCTGACTTTATCTACTGCTATGCGGGCGGGGCGGGCTGGTATGAAACCTGCAACTGGGCCGGCACGTACTGGAACTGGAACGGCTGGACCAATGCCGGCACCTATTACGGCTGGAACGAGGATTATCCCAACGATGAACTGACCATCCCGCTGTCCGTCATCGGCGGCTCGCACCAGGTCATGATTTGGGCGTGGATGACCCGCGAAGGCATCTATGACACCGTCGATGCCTCCTGGCCCGCCGGCGTCACAGGATACCGCCCTGTATTCGGGGACGGGGTGATGATCCCTGAACCGACCGCCCTGACACTGCTCGGCATAGGCGGTCTGCTGGCTGTACGCCGCAAAAAATAA